The following proteins come from a genomic window of Alicyclobacillus dauci:
- the purF gene encoding amidophosphoribosyltransferase, with product MQMETVDNRPDRPQEECGVFGIYAHSKSSALTYYGLVALQHRGQEAAGIASTDGNRMYSHKGLGLLADVFKQGELENLNGHAAIGHVRYSTAGANTIQNAQPITLSTHTRNFAIAHNGNLVNAKWLRIRLEQEGSLFQTTTDTEVIAHLIAKANADSLADAVEAAAKQITGGFAVVILGNDELIAVRDPLGLRPMVLGQLGDAYVVASESCALETIGATLVRDVEPGELIHIGPDGMSSRRFAVRRQRRMCTFEHVYFARPDSDVDGWNVHTVRKRLGRILAKLHPADGDIVIGVPDSSISAAAGYAEESRIPYEMGLIKNKYIARTFIQPSQELRDTGVRLKLNAVRSIVEGKRVVLIDDSIVRGTTSRRIVQLLRSAGASEVHVRISSPPYVSPCHYGIDTATADQLIASTHDVGEICGMIEADSLAFLTVDELMEGFGFSGTTNVPFCNACFTRNYPTELVDSGLKEAHHELVHVGG from the coding sequence ATGCAAATGGAAACGGTGGACAATCGGCCGGATCGTCCGCAAGAAGAGTGCGGCGTCTTCGGAATCTATGCGCACAGTAAGTCTTCTGCGCTGACGTATTACGGGCTCGTGGCATTGCAGCACAGGGGTCAAGAAGCAGCCGGCATCGCGTCGACAGACGGCAACCGGATGTACAGCCACAAAGGGCTTGGGCTTTTGGCTGACGTGTTCAAACAGGGTGAACTGGAGAACCTAAACGGACATGCGGCAATTGGGCACGTGCGCTATTCCACGGCGGGGGCGAACACCATTCAAAACGCTCAGCCGATCACGCTGAGCACCCATACCCGCAATTTCGCCATCGCCCACAACGGGAATCTCGTCAACGCGAAGTGGCTTCGCATCCGGCTTGAACAGGAAGGAAGTCTCTTCCAGACGACGACTGACACGGAAGTCATCGCGCACCTCATCGCCAAGGCGAACGCTGACAGCTTGGCGGACGCTGTTGAAGCGGCTGCGAAGCAAATCACGGGAGGCTTTGCAGTCGTTATTCTGGGCAATGACGAACTGATCGCCGTTCGCGATCCGCTCGGCCTCCGCCCCATGGTTTTGGGACAGCTCGGCGACGCATACGTCGTGGCGTCCGAGTCGTGCGCTTTGGAGACCATCGGTGCAACGCTCGTGCGCGACGTCGAGCCGGGCGAACTGATCCACATCGGACCAGACGGTATGTCATCTCGTCGCTTTGCAGTTCGCCGTCAGCGTCGGATGTGCACGTTTGAACACGTGTACTTTGCGCGGCCTGACAGCGACGTGGATGGCTGGAACGTGCACACGGTTCGCAAACGCCTGGGCAGAATCCTCGCGAAGCTTCATCCTGCGGATGGCGACATTGTCATTGGCGTTCCCGACTCCAGTATCTCGGCAGCCGCTGGTTATGCGGAAGAAAGCCGGATTCCGTACGAAATGGGTCTCATCAAGAACAAGTATATCGCCCGTACGTTTATTCAACCTTCACAAGAGTTGCGTGACACGGGTGTTCGACTAAAGCTCAATGCCGTGCGATCCATTGTCGAAGGCAAGCGGGTCGTGCTCATCGACGACTCTATCGTGCGGGGGACGACTTCGCGGCGGATCGTGCAACTTCTTCGATCCGCCGGCGCATCGGAAGTACACGTTCGCATTTCCAGTCCGCCGTACGTGAGTCCGTGCCATTACGGGATCGACACGGCGACGGCCGACCAACTCATCGCATCGACGCATGATGTCGGGGAGATTTGCGGGATGATAGAGGCAGACAGCTTGGCGTTTCTCACGGTGGATGAACTCATGGAAGGGTTCGGTTTTTCCGGTACGACGAATGTTCCGTTTTGCAACGCGTGCTTTACCCGCAATTATCCGACTGAGTTAGTTGACTCCGGGCTGAAAGAGGCGCATCACGAACTCGTGCACGTGGGAGGTTGA
- the purM gene encoding phosphoribosylformylglycinamidine cyclo-ligase — MDLYKDAGVDIAAGNEAASRYKALSQRTKRPEVLGQIGGFASGFALDLTRFPEPVLVSGTDGVGTKLKVAFAADKHDTIGIDCVAMCVNDILTIGAEPLYFLDYLATGKLDVDVAEAVVAGIAAGCEMAGAALVGGETAEMPGMYAGGEYDVAGFAVGVVNRSQMIDGANVRPGDVVLGLASTGPHSNGYSLVRKLVTDAGLQWTDPFPGENETVAETLLRPTRIYVRSILSLLERRLPVHAMAHITGGGLNENIPRVLPGGTAVEIDRNAWPLPNVFQWLLGRSGMAFPEAARVWNMGIGYVLVVPEGEAYAVTTALTELGETVYRIGRVVEGDQVVTFTE, encoded by the coding sequence ATGGATTTGTACAAAGATGCCGGCGTCGATATCGCGGCCGGCAACGAAGCAGCCTCGCGATACAAGGCCTTGTCGCAGCGAACCAAGCGGCCCGAGGTCCTGGGCCAAATCGGTGGTTTTGCCAGCGGATTCGCACTGGATCTGACTCGCTTCCCAGAACCCGTCCTCGTCTCGGGAACGGACGGCGTGGGCACGAAGTTGAAAGTGGCGTTTGCGGCAGACAAACATGACACCATCGGGATCGATTGTGTGGCGATGTGCGTGAACGACATCTTAACAATCGGTGCCGAGCCGCTGTATTTTCTCGACTACCTTGCGACAGGCAAACTGGACGTGGATGTGGCGGAAGCGGTTGTCGCCGGTATTGCGGCGGGATGCGAAATGGCTGGTGCGGCACTGGTCGGCGGTGAAACAGCCGAAATGCCCGGCATGTACGCGGGTGGTGAGTACGACGTAGCTGGCTTTGCCGTCGGGGTTGTCAATCGGAGTCAGATGATTGACGGCGCGAATGTTCGCCCCGGTGATGTGGTGCTCGGTCTCGCGTCGACGGGTCCGCACAGCAACGGTTACAGCCTCGTGCGCAAATTGGTGACGGACGCCGGTTTACAGTGGACAGACCCATTTCCGGGCGAAAACGAAACGGTTGCTGAAACACTTCTGCGGCCGACGCGCATCTACGTTCGTTCTATCCTCTCTCTCCTCGAACGACGCTTACCGGTGCATGCAATGGCGCATATTACCGGTGGCGGATTGAACGAAAACATTCCGCGTGTGCTGCCGGGTGGAACGGCGGTCGAGATCGACAGAAACGCTTGGCCGCTGCCAAACGTCTTCCAGTGGTTGCTCGGTCGCAGTGGTATGGCCTTCCCTGAAGCCGCGCGCGTCTGGAATATGGGCATCGGGTATGTCCTCGTTGTGCCGGAGGGTGAGGCGTATGCCGTCACCACTGCACTCACGGAGCTCGGAGAGACGGTTTACCGTATCGGCCGAGTGGTCGAGGGAGACCAAGTTGTTACGTTTACAGAGTGA
- the purL gene encoding phosphoribosylformylglycinamidine synthase subunit PurL, protein MQQPTAEQIRDERIYLKLGLTEAEYDQVSAKLGRLPNYVETGIFGVLWSEHCSYKSSKVHLRRFPTTGPQVLQGPGENAGVVDIGDGLAVAFKMESHNHPSAVEPYQGAATGVGGILRDIFTMGARPIAFLNSLRFGPLDDARTRYLFEQVVAGIGGYGNCVGIPTVGGEVQFSPTYRDNPLVNAMCVGILPADEIMRGTASGVGNPVFVVGARTGRDGIHGATFASAEDPHAKERSAVQVGDPFLGKLLMEACLELIASGAVVGIQDMGAAGLTSSSAEMASRAGGGIEMILDDVPVRETGMTPYEMMLSESQERMLVVLERGHEDVAFEIFRRFGLEVANVGRVTDDGYLRLFWKGEVVAEMPVSALVDEAPVYERSLGNADAQTSTAIPSAFANSILESWLELMAHPSVADKSWVYRQYDSSVRTSTVFGPGHDAALVKVPGQDKAIAMTTDGNSRYVYLNPYRGGQIAVAEAVRNLATVGAKPLAITNCLNFGNPEKPEIMRQLSDAVDGMAAACEKLGAPVVSGNVSLYNQSSGVDIQPTPVVGAVGVISGIGHRVPSAPAAVKDTQLFLLGREDDSLDGTLYAEMACGRPVGDGPYVNLNEEAALHSLMLELAQDDILESAHDVSEGGLAVTVAEVCLGCGNGISITLADKINATGWLFSEAQGRIVVAVAENMAPELIARAERYGVPVARLGQLSGDHITVAQGGNVVAKMSLQHLRERFEQSIPEKLASNALTTVAN, encoded by the coding sequence TTGCAACAGCCAACCGCTGAACAAATTCGCGACGAGCGAATCTATTTGAAGCTTGGTCTGACTGAAGCTGAATATGACCAAGTGTCCGCGAAGCTAGGTCGTCTCCCGAACTACGTCGAAACAGGCATATTTGGTGTTCTCTGGTCGGAGCACTGCAGTTATAAAAGTTCCAAGGTCCATCTTCGCCGATTCCCCACAACCGGTCCGCAGGTTTTGCAAGGACCTGGTGAAAATGCAGGCGTCGTCGACATCGGCGATGGACTGGCCGTTGCCTTCAAAATGGAGAGTCACAATCACCCGTCGGCGGTGGAGCCGTACCAAGGGGCTGCAACAGGCGTAGGGGGCATTCTGCGAGACATCTTTACCATGGGTGCACGCCCTATCGCGTTTCTGAACAGCCTTCGCTTTGGCCCCCTCGACGATGCGCGAACACGGTATCTGTTCGAACAGGTGGTTGCTGGCATCGGGGGCTACGGGAACTGCGTAGGTATCCCGACGGTCGGTGGAGAGGTTCAGTTTAGTCCCACGTACCGCGACAATCCACTCGTCAACGCGATGTGTGTTGGCATCCTGCCAGCGGACGAGATCATGCGCGGGACGGCCAGCGGCGTCGGCAACCCGGTGTTCGTCGTGGGTGCCCGCACGGGTCGTGATGGAATTCACGGGGCGACGTTTGCTTCGGCGGAAGACCCACATGCCAAAGAACGATCCGCCGTCCAAGTTGGCGATCCCTTCCTCGGCAAGCTGCTTATGGAGGCTTGCCTTGAACTCATCGCGTCGGGTGCGGTCGTCGGCATTCAAGACATGGGTGCTGCGGGTCTGACATCGTCTTCGGCGGAGATGGCGAGTCGGGCTGGGGGCGGGATCGAGATGATTCTCGATGATGTGCCCGTTCGCGAAACAGGCATGACCCCGTATGAGATGATGCTGTCCGAATCGCAAGAACGAATGCTCGTTGTCTTGGAGCGTGGGCACGAAGATGTAGCGTTCGAGATCTTCCGCCGGTTTGGACTCGAAGTGGCGAACGTGGGCCGTGTGACCGACGACGGCTATCTTCGCCTGTTCTGGAAGGGCGAAGTGGTCGCTGAGATGCCGGTCAGCGCGCTGGTTGATGAAGCGCCTGTTTATGAGCGGTCCCTCGGCAACGCGGATGCGCAGACCAGCACGGCGATCCCGTCCGCATTTGCAAACTCGATATTGGAGTCGTGGTTGGAGTTAATGGCGCATCCGAGTGTTGCGGACAAGAGCTGGGTTTACCGTCAGTACGATTCTTCCGTGCGAACGTCAACCGTTTTCGGACCGGGGCACGACGCGGCCCTCGTAAAAGTGCCCGGGCAAGACAAGGCAATTGCCATGACGACGGACGGAAACAGTCGATACGTCTACTTGAATCCGTATCGCGGGGGGCAAATCGCCGTGGCGGAAGCGGTGCGGAACCTTGCGACCGTCGGTGCGAAGCCACTCGCTATCACGAACTGTCTCAACTTCGGAAATCCGGAGAAGCCAGAGATCATGCGCCAGTTGAGCGATGCCGTCGACGGTATGGCGGCGGCTTGTGAAAAGCTCGGAGCTCCGGTCGTGAGCGGAAACGTGAGCTTGTACAACCAATCGAGCGGCGTCGATATCCAGCCAACGCCTGTTGTTGGGGCGGTTGGGGTGATTAGCGGGATCGGGCATCGGGTGCCAAGTGCGCCTGCCGCGGTAAAGGATACACAGTTGTTCTTGTTGGGACGCGAGGACGATTCCTTGGACGGAACGCTTTACGCTGAAATGGCATGCGGTCGGCCCGTCGGGGACGGACCGTACGTCAACTTGAACGAAGAAGCAGCACTGCACAGCTTGATGTTGGAACTGGCCCAGGACGACATCCTGGAGTCTGCACACGATGTGAGCGAAGGTGGGCTGGCAGTCACGGTGGCCGAGGTATGTCTCGGGTGCGGTAACGGGATTTCCATCACGCTTGCAGACAAAATCAACGCTACCGGGTGGCTGTTTTCCGAAGCGCAAGGGCGCATTGTCGTCGCGGTGGCCGAAAACATGGCGCCGGAGCTTATCGCTCGTGCAGAAAGGTATGGCGTACCAGTGGCGCGCCTCGGTCAGCTGTCCGGCGACCACATCACGGTTGCGCAAGGTGGAAATGTCGTCGCTAAAATGAGTTTGCAGCATTTGCGGGAACGGTTTGAGCAATCGATTCCAGAAAAACTTGCGTCGAATGCGCTGACCACCGTCGCGAACTGA
- the purH gene encoding bifunctional phosphoribosylaminoimidazolecarboxamide formyltransferase/IMP cyclohydrolase, which produces MKKWALVSVFNKEGIIPFCQALQELGYSILSTGNTARHLTENGLSVTTVESYTGFEEILDGRVKTLHPKIHGGLLARRDNERHMAQLDRLDIECIDLVVVNLYPFEETTKRPDVADELAIEMIDIGGPSMLRSAAKNHQFVLPVVDPADYTPVISALRENRVDSAFRRAFAAKVFRTTAHYDYLVAEYLAKPASAQNAETAEEAGDWPGVMMMEGVSRQSLRYGENPHQQAHFYMEPNATTATIARAVQLQGKELSYNNIQDADAALNILRGFDDFGQPTVVAVKHMNPCGIGLGSTIEEAYTRAQEADPVSIFGGIVALNREVDGPLADRLAKLFLEIIIAPSFTDDAKSILSKKKNLRLLTVDMSQPLWKTGATTWRRVSGGFLVQEVDQGFTPVTWKVVTKRQPTEDELNALRFAWRAVQFVKSNAIVLTNAVQTLGVGAGQMNRVGAAKIAVEQAGSKAKGSVMGSDAFFPMPDTVEVAAKAGVTAIVQPGGSLRDEESVKAADEYGIAMIMTGQRHFYH; this is translated from the coding sequence GTGAAAAAGTGGGCACTGGTCAGCGTGTTTAACAAGGAAGGCATCATCCCCTTCTGTCAAGCACTGCAGGAACTGGGTTACAGTATTCTCTCCACGGGAAACACAGCGCGGCACCTGACGGAGAATGGTCTGTCTGTCACGACAGTCGAATCGTACACAGGGTTTGAAGAGATTTTGGACGGGCGTGTCAAGACATTGCATCCGAAAATTCACGGAGGGCTGTTGGCTCGCCGCGACAATGAACGGCACATGGCACAATTGGATCGGCTCGATATTGAATGTATCGATCTCGTCGTCGTCAACCTCTACCCCTTCGAAGAAACCACCAAACGCCCAGATGTGGCGGATGAGCTTGCGATTGAGATGATCGACATCGGCGGTCCATCGATGTTGCGATCCGCCGCCAAGAACCATCAGTTCGTCCTTCCCGTTGTCGATCCCGCCGATTACACACCCGTCATTTCCGCCCTGCGCGAAAACCGAGTGGACAGTGCATTCCGTCGCGCTTTTGCGGCCAAAGTATTTCGCACAACGGCGCACTACGACTATCTCGTTGCGGAATATCTCGCAAAGCCGGCTTCGGCTCAGAATGCAGAAACGGCGGAGGAAGCGGGTGATTGGCCTGGTGTCATGATGATGGAGGGGGTGAGTCGACAGTCCCTGCGTTATGGCGAAAATCCTCATCAACAGGCACACTTCTATATGGAACCGAATGCGACGACTGCCACCATTGCCCGAGCTGTGCAGCTTCAAGGCAAGGAGTTGTCGTACAACAACATTCAAGACGCTGACGCCGCACTCAATATTCTTCGCGGCTTCGACGACTTTGGCCAGCCGACTGTTGTCGCTGTGAAACACATGAATCCCTGCGGCATCGGTTTGGGTTCAACAATTGAAGAAGCGTATACCAGGGCACAGGAAGCAGATCCGGTATCCATTTTTGGCGGCATTGTCGCGTTGAACCGCGAGGTGGATGGTCCGCTGGCGGATCGATTGGCCAAGCTGTTCCTTGAGATCATCATCGCGCCGTCATTTACGGACGACGCGAAGTCCATCCTCAGTAAAAAGAAGAATCTTCGCCTGCTCACTGTGGATATGAGTCAACCCCTCTGGAAGACAGGTGCCACTACGTGGAGACGCGTGTCCGGGGGCTTCTTAGTGCAAGAGGTCGACCAAGGTTTTACGCCGGTCACATGGAAAGTTGTCACGAAACGTCAACCGACAGAAGATGAGCTGAATGCCCTCCGGTTTGCTTGGCGTGCGGTTCAGTTTGTCAAATCGAACGCCATCGTGCTCACGAATGCCGTTCAGACGCTCGGGGTCGGTGCGGGCCAGATGAACCGTGTCGGGGCAGCGAAAATCGCGGTGGAACAGGCGGGATCGAAGGCAAAGGGCAGCGTGATGGGATCGGACGCGTTCTTCCCAATGCCAGACACCGTTGAAGTTGCGGCGAA